Proteins co-encoded in one Plasmodium berghei ANKA genome assembly, chromosome: 11 genomic window:
- a CDS encoding MMS19-like protein, putative, which produces MDEVENLIEEYISPEQTMLRYGKEKKIELIYEKNKDKEEKKIRNEILKKLVDFIENDPKKDVDETNEKTENHEENDCTFSAITTNVECKNDMTCSEKKRLIDQNKKNKKLIDIIMYLKKYNFCNENIKRGTSVNLISQLFEEIDFIELEIEYFRAIINFFIKKIEDWHCINGVLNFFLIIFERYKKKLEEMRYYDEITEEYKKLFISKNKKEKNNMSNNDNTDDKNKIIGSENEEINENVISNYYSNYNSENESNESWRSSYNNYHEKYNRRNNDFEEFENEEESEDEKIKENNICIVYKIMKTIFKHIFAPSYLQIVRLKYYKIILISLEHFKNEITNIPNFINKIQVQLEGESDPRNILFLFEIIYILCNKYILPLSENSPMINIYDDFENKDDEKEQYNSIFSWKKENEYLKSLIDIAFYYFPIEFINTDGRYDFVSEEDLQKSFIKCLKSNKRLGSYIIVNILDHFYNSENEEISEKNLKNILTTLKICVPFYGLDCCSQYITTVLGLIELECIENNNDENMTNYLIEILLIFINLLNKENNNKKKYNLYNKYFINIFKKFQTYVILHRCMYEGIDSDISSFVNLEKNDIFSNIDSKEYINSFFLKNKNEEEDNEQISESDNELQIEKEKIKVPKMFDIFSNNIHDNDLSYEWDVSEGYQNIESGEEYEKDECEKNGEKSSDKDSEKSSDKDSEKSSDKNSDKNSDKNSDKNILSILKEKNEIDKINEQKDKEKKKNKIKVDKFHVIEKILTHIASSNIYICLLTLKLIIVPMIKECYCMIKILNLQNNNNKDKEKIWNLFVIYVNFANNLIEKSIKIDDIGALRISFIYEIYILIKIFNDGKNDIFYNYHNSGLQIFNIFSNFLCIHYFEDNKNQEKKQINYFSEEIKTVNDYKQIDNWEYLLFYKSLLSFFYIIEFHPFKVKNQIVLFYKGKEKKDKHEEINMNSFEFIDIWRKGIIKEHINYVNDIKENNEKILNQNKNYKKNDLFYFLILINKIIKYKYKHIQNYIHFILFNLSFFIIKLYYSENKNYKNYLNLLTFFYDVNISYIIFLITNIYSFVLKYFYNYVNTIKNTFLKVHKTDTIHDISQNLINTDLKENDIFYNSPKHDSNNEEFFCFYSTSSDKKVKKNNADISEKIFPKHSESSQSIKKFKNFIKECEKTNNNIFFKQSMFKYGSKLIPNLFYEIENKMNNINERIEFNQIKIIINEKIKKDDIIPFYFSFLLYICYFYTHCLYEKNGVNIETIKNFKEKKNEVCNQIRNIYEDKDELYSFYMYVNIFEIVELCIKYIYEEKIIRYIFIDTLNNNKKLYNHSNKYGCINLINDNDDLYYYSTYINALTNFIKLNEIKNVKIINIIISMVKDDQNNDLKACILSFLNKFFFFTNILNIEINSFLYLLIEIVLMCNMNYRHNKDDIICNQNLQNLKKNQILLTYLYNKAKKWINHIFIFLNQDQKTEFLKNMIMISVNSNGLTKEKYDKIPIQDNYIFIEKHKNLLLKNCPTLLLFIPYLLSSHIYIEEEYANLLLKLCIYIFFFNIYKESSGNKNEEILNNDGMELIKEPIENITILKKYKIENSSTYLKDDIQNIKKNLNKINSELFKNLYKCSLTIISVILAHSYINKEDALNFIYQYFDEIKYLNLSTKSSLLYKNIIDQFTEIYKSFIHIKKGVKSYEHNNNFFIFLSKTFEVNFDQNYYQTHDFIFFIFDQIYFINNNNTEIETLNYQHIENIDYEIRIIGSSYLKAGDKGKDKILVNISTDKIDGNSKTYGNIKIRYNWECLEQIKRDPNKSNSSKTCIIRLTNLKNIISKKDKNCTNINCDSFFLNCHFFFSIYQIFQTFYDLTFYIKNNERNNMEIDIMDENLENLYENMNNEREKYTYIIFYFHYISYIYEKIYHTIHNIDTNTFYEEHNYNKIYFIKSLEFFKLYKTILINFIYTLYNYLYFIQITNKYITITEFLFILNDWDISIKHSLSYNFIKENEKITKFVNYYCLNDKIYQNHELDTSSSLWAYDDKERKNLTENNKNILQNLRYNKKENRNKYNCKYISLIHIMSIFLLNMTIEEVLKNHYNVMKLSILKGINKVANFFINKSSYLYNNKRYINNVLRKNINIVKDIFSDTNKTCKNEEKRILVKQIISLNILCCLRLLYLIFKLLNYFLKYENINENINLEPCDDKKKKSLNNQLQFLLSYKNIIIKSVMKIMISVPFSLVRYICACIFYLLSFYNYQSFLPYSIIQDINWNLSVASNDPHKNVRKIVMLCRSRWM; this is translated from the exons atggatgaAGTGGAAAATCTGATAGAGGAATACATTTCACCTGAACAAACCATGCTTCGTTatggaaaagaaaaaaaaatagaattaatttatgaaaaaaataaagataaagaagaaaaaaaaataagaaacgAGATACTAAAAAAGTTAGTTGATTTCATAGAAAATGATCCAAAAAAGGATGTAGATgaaacaaatgaaaaaacaGAAAATCATGAAGAGAATGACTGCACATTCAGTGCAATAACTACAAATGTAGAGTGTAAAAATGACATGACCtgttcagaaaaaaaaaggttAATTGAtcagaataaaaaaaataaaaagctAATTGACATTATTATGTACTTAAAgaaatacaatttttgcaatgaaaatataaaaagagGGACATCGGTAAATTTAATATCTCAATTATTTGAAGAAATTGATTTTATAGAATTAGAAATAGAATATTTTAGAgctataattaatttttttattaaaaaaattgaagatTGGCATTGTATAAATGGtgttttgaatttttttttaattatttttgagcgatataaaaagaaattagAAGAAATGCGATATTATGATGAGATTACAGAAGAATATaagaaattatttatttcaaaaaataaaaaggaaaaaaataatatgagtAACAATGACAATACcgatgataaaaataaaataataggtagcgaaaatgaagaaataaatgaaaatgtaaTATCAAATTATTACAGTAATTATAATAGTGAAAATGAAAGTAATGAATCTTGGAGAAGTAGCTATAACAATTAtcatgaaaaatataatagacGAAATAATGATTTTGAAGAATTCgaaaatgaagaagaatcagaagatgaaaaaattaaagaaaataatatttgtattgtttataaaattatgaaaacaATATTCAAGCATATATTTGCACCGAGTTATTTACAAATAGTAagattaaaatattataaaataattttaatatcattagaacattttaaaaatgaaataacaaatattccaaactttattaataaaattcaaGTACAATTAGAAGGGGAATCAGATCctagaaatattttattcttatttgaaatcatatatatattatgcaataaatatatattacctCTTAGCGAAAATTCGCctatgataaatatttatgacGATTTTGAGAATAAAGATGATGAAAAAGAACAATATAATAGTATATTTTCAtggaaaaaagaaaatgaatatttaaaatcaTTAATTGATATAGCATTTTATTACTTTCCTATTGAATTCATTAACACAGATGGACGATATGATTTTGTAAGTGAAGAAGATTTACAAAAAtcttttataaaatgtttaaaaTCTAACAAAAGATTAGGAAGTTATATAATTGTGAATATATTAGACCACTTTTATAATTctgaaaatgaagaaattagtgaaaaaaatttaaaaaacattttaacAACTTTAAAGATATGTGTTCCATTTTATGGATTAGATTGTTGCTCTCAATATATAACAACTGTTTTAGGATTAATTGAATTAGAATGTAtcgaaaataataatgatgaaaatatgaCTAACTATTTGATTGaaattcttttaatatttataaatttattaaacaaggaaaataataataaaaaaaaatataatttatataataaatattttataaacatttttaagaAATTTCAAACATATGTAATATTACATAGATGTATGTATGAAGGAATAGATTCTGATATATCAAGTTTTGtgaatttagaaaaaaacgACATATTTTCAAACATTGATAGTaaggaatatataaatagttttttccttaaaaataaaaatgaagagGAAGATAACGAGCAAATATCCGAATCTGATAATGAGTTACAAATcgaaaaggaaaaaataaaagtgcCTAAAATGTTcgatatattttctaataatattcatgATAATGATTTATCATATGAATGGGACGTTTCAGAAGGTTACCAAAACATTGAAAGCGGTGaagaatatgaaaaagatGAGTGCGAAAAAAATGGAGAAAAAAGTAGCGACAAAGATAGCGAAAAAAGTAGCGACAAAGATAGCGAAAAAAGTAGCGACAAAAATAGCGACAAAAATAGCGACAAAAATAGCGACAAAAATATCTTATCgatattaaaagaaaagaatgaaattgacaaaataaatgaacaaaaggataaagaaaagaaaaagaataaaataaaagtagaCAAGTTTCATgtaattgaaaaaatattaacacaTATAGCAAGTAGCAACATATACATTTGTTTGTTAACcctaaaattaataatagtaCCAATGATAAAAGAATGTTATTGTATGATTAAGATTTTGAAtcttcaaaataataataataaagataaagaaaaaatatggaacttatttgtaatatatgtaaattttgcaaataatttgatagaaaaaagtataaaaattgatGACATTGGGGCACTAAGAAttagttttatatatgaaatatatatactgataaaaatatttaatgatggaaaaaatgatatattttataattaccATAATTCTGGATtgcaaatttttaatattttttctaattttttatgtatacaCTATTTTGAggataataaaaatcaggaaaagaaacaaattaactatttttcagaggaaataaaaacagTAAATGATTACAAACAAATTGATAATTGggaatatttattgttttataaatcacttttatcttttttctATATCATTGAATTCCATCCTTTTAAAGTTAAAAACCAAATTGTGTTGTTTTATAAaggaaaagaaaagaaGGATAAAcatgaagaaataaatatgaatagtTTTGAATTTATTGATATATGGAGAAAAGGAATAATTAAAGagcatataaattatgttaatgatattaaagaaaataatgaaaaaatattaaatcagaataaaaattataaaaaaaatgatttattttattttttaattttaataaataaaataattaaatataaatataaacatatacaaaattatattcattttattttatttaatttgtctttttttattataaagttatattattctgaaaataaaaattataaaaattatttaaatttattaacatttttttatgatgtTAACATaagttatataatttttctaataaccaatatatattcatttgttttgaaatatttttataattatgtaaatacaataaaaaatacttttCTAAAAGTTCATAAAACAGATACTATACATGATATTTCAcaaaatttgataaataccgatttaaaagaaaacgACATCTTTTATAATTCCCCAAAACATGACtcaaataatgaagaatTTTTCTGTTTTTATTCGACTAGTTCAGACAAAAAagtcaaaaaaaataatgcagATATttctgaaaaaatatttccaaAACATTCAGAATCTTCACAATcgattaaaaaatttaagaattttattaaagaatgtgaaaaaactaataataatatatttttcaaacaAAGTATGTTTAAATATGGTTCTAAATTGATtccaaatttattttatgaaatagaaaataagatgaacaatataaatgaaagaaTTGAATttaatcaaataaaaattataataaatgaaaaaataaaaaaagatgatattattcctttttatttttcttttcttctctatatatgttatttttatacacattgtctttatgaaaaaaatggtgTAAATATcgaaacaataaaaaattttaaagaaaaaaaaaatgaagttTGTAATCAAATAAGAAACATTTATGAAGATAAAGATGAATTGTATAGCTTCTACATGTATGTAAACATTTTTGAAATAGTTGaattatgtataaaatatatatatgaagaaaaaataataagatatatatttatagatacacttaataataataaaaaattgtataatcattctaataaatatggatgtataaatttgattaatgataatgacgatttatattattattcaacttatataaatgctttaacaaattttataaaattaaatgaaattaaaaatgtaaaaattattaatattattataagcATGGTTAAGGATgatcaaaataatgatttaaaaGCTTGTATTTTGagttttttaaataaattttttttttttacgaatatattaaatatcgAAATAAactcatttttatatctattaATTGAAATAGTATTAATGTGTAATATGAATTATAGACATAATAAAGATGATATTATTTGCAATCAAAATCTTCAaaatcttaaaaaaaatcaaatattattaacttatttgtataataaGGCAAAAAAGTGGATTAatcacatttttattttccttaaTCAGGATCAAAAAAcagaatttttaaaaaacatgaTTATGATTTCTGTAAATTCAAATGGATTAACTAAAGagaaatatgataaaatacCTATACaagataattatatttttattgaaaaacataaaaatttattactGAAAAATTGTCCAactcttttattatttattcctTATTTGTTATCAtctcatatatatatagaggAAGAATATGCTAACTTGCTTTTAAaattgtgtatatatatatttttttttaatatatataaagaaagtTCTGGAAATAAGAATGAAGAAATCTTAAATAATGATGGAATGGAACTTATAAAGGAACCAATTGAAAATATCACCattttaaagaaatataaaattgagAATAGTTCtacatatttaaaagatgatattcaaaatataaaaaaaaatttaaataaaataaattctgaattatttaaaaatttatataaatgcaGTTTAACAATTATATCAGTTATACTTGCACACagttatataaataaagagGATGCTTTAAACTTTatttatcaatattttgatgaaataaaatatttaaatttatctACAAAAAGTTCGTTactttataaaaatattattgatCAATTTACAgaaatttataaatcatttatacatattaaaaaaggtGTAAAATCATAtgaacataataataatttttttatttttttgtctaAAACCTTTGAAGTGAATTTtgatcaaaattattatcaaactcatgattttatattttttatctttgatcaaatttattttattaataataataatacagaAATAGAAACGTTAAATTATCAacatattgaaaatattgatTATGAGATTCGTATAATTGGATCATCTTATCTAAAAGCTGGTGATAAGGGAAAGGATAAAATACTTGTGAATATAAGCACTGATAAAATAGATGGCAATAGTAAAACATAtggaaatattaaaatacgATATAATTGGGAATGCTtagaacaaataaaaagggACCCTAATAAATCAAATTCGTCTAAAACTTGTATTATTAGATTAACAAATTtgaaaaacataatttcaaaaaaagacaaaaatTGTACAAATATAAACTGCGACAgcttttttttgaattgccatttttttttttctatttatcaaatatttcaaaccttttatgatttaactttttatattaaaaacaatgaaagaaataatatggAAATAGATATTATGGATGAAAATCTTGAAAAtctatatgaaaatatgaataacgagcgtgaaaaatatacatatataattttttattttcattatatttcttatatatatgaaaaaatatatcacaCTATACATAATATTGATACAAACACATTTTATGAAGAACACaattataacaaaatttattttataaaaagcttagaattttttaagctttataaaactatattaattaattttatatacacattatataattatttatattttattcagataacaaataaatatattactattacggaatttttatttatacttaACGATTGGGATATATCTATAAAACATTCTTTGTcgtataattttataaaagaaaatgaaaaaattacaaaatttgttaattattattgcttaaatgataaaatatatcaaaatcaTGAGTTGGATACTAGTTCCTCTTTATGGGCTTATGATGATAAAGAGCGTAAAAATTTAactgaaaataataaaaatattttgcaaaatttgagatataataaaaaagagaatcgtaataaatataattgtaaatatattagtcttatacatataatgtctatttttttattaaacatGACTATCGAAGAAGTGCTAAAAAATCACTACAATGTTATGAAATTATCGATTTTAAAGggaataaataaagttgcaaacttttttattaacaaatcaagctatttatacaataataaaagatatataaataatgttttaaggaaaaatattaacatagttaaggatatattttcagatacaaataaaacttgcaaaaatgaagaaaaacgAATTTTAGtgaaacaaattatatcattaaacatattatgTTGTTTGCGTTTACTATATCTTATATTTAaacttttaaattattttttaaaatatgaaaatataaatgaaaatataaatcttGAACCTTGTGacgataaaaaaaaaaaatctttaaataatcaattgcaatttttgttatcatacaaaaatataatcattAAGTCagtaatgaaaataatgatttcTGTTCCTTTTAGTTTAGTTAGATATATTTGTgcttgtattttttatcttctttctttttataattatcaaTCTTTTTTGCCATATTCCATAATCCAGGAT ATAAATTGGAACTTATCCGTAGCCTCAAACGACCCACATAAAAACGTTCGAAAAATCGTAATGTTGTGCAGATCGAGATGGatgtaa